One genomic segment of Polyangia bacterium includes these proteins:
- a CDS encoding isoprenylcysteine carboxylmethyltransferase family protein: MKPGRHRPWTIASEGEFRHRMWFIGGIFGLGFACSWIDRQSAGQWLASCLAAAGLPSSGTLTRHVAYAVGAALVTAGAALRSWATAYLNADTMMDARLHTQRLVIVGPYRFVRNPLYLGNFLVAAGIGLWASRIGFVVLMTGLFIFVRRLIGREEAHLADEHGDAFRQFLTVPRLWPTWGPAPPTSTAAPRPRWAQAFAGESLMWAAAVASAAYAATFRPAAVAVAFALGAIVAGARLLVVSR, translated from the coding sequence ATGAAACCCGGACGCCACCGCCCCTGGACCATCGCCAGCGAGGGCGAGTTTCGCCACCGCATGTGGTTCATCGGCGGAATCTTCGGCCTCGGCTTCGCCTGTTCGTGGATCGATCGGCAAAGCGCCGGACAGTGGCTGGCCAGCTGCCTGGCCGCCGCCGGGTTGCCGTCTTCGGGAACCCTGACCCGCCACGTCGCCTACGCCGTCGGCGCCGCGCTGGTCACTGCCGGCGCGGCGTTGCGCAGCTGGGCCACCGCGTACCTGAACGCCGACACCATGATGGACGCGCGCCTGCACACCCAGCGCCTGGTCATCGTCGGCCCGTATCGTTTTGTCCGCAACCCGCTTTACCTGGGCAATTTTCTGGTCGCCGCCGGGATCGGTCTTTGGGCCAGCCGGATCGGCTTCGTCGTTTTGATGACGGGGCTGTTCATCTTCGTGCGCCGCCTGATCGGCCGCGAGGAGGCGCACCTGGCGGACGAGCACGGCGACGCCTTCCGCCAGTTCCTGACCGTGCCACGCCTGTGGCCCACCTGGGGACCGGCGCCGCCGACCTCGACTGCGGCGCCGCGCCCGCGCTGGGCGCAGGCATTCGCCGGCGAAAGTTTGATGTGGGCCGCGGCCGTCGCCTCCGCCGCCTACGCGGCGACGTTTCGACCGGCAGCGGTGGCGGTGGCGTTCGCGCTGGGCGCGATCGTGGCGGGCGCGCGGCTGCTGGTGGTGTCGCGGTAA
- a CDS encoding GH3 auxin-responsive promoter family protein — MISHGAALLACRPAARAFDRALRDIEGTQARNLQRIMAGIAGTAQAQRLRLRPGIGPADFRARVPEAAYDDVAESIDRQRGGAPGELTVEPCARYQPTSGSSARVKWIPYTAAFLAELDAAISPWGFDLYQSTPAVRRGRHYWSLSWLPTSLRAGAHAAPTNVNDDRQLLSPVKRAFTALTAAVPPWVATTDSSDDSFFATTCFLAAADDLTLLSVWSPTFALNLLERLTADRAAIADVLERGAWDEAHGHFTAPAPRASRAAALLRAWSGEEAPEFFRQLWPSLALVSAWDTAGSARWAAALAALLPQARFQGKGLWATEGVVTIPYRGRYPLAVRSHYFEFVDLDSGQACFAWELRPGQTVRPLLTTGGGLLRYRLEDRLLVRDFLGATPCFEYLGRLADVDMVGEKMSPQAARAGLDALAGQDTACRPLSLLAVTPPGTAEKPRYVALCEGERSVGADDERRGALLDRSLRAVFHYNLARDLGQLAAACVLTLADARRLYEDIGAARGMISGNMKIEPLLLCDDARSAALVSERIAGAIGRGT, encoded by the coding sequence TTGATCTCGCACGGTGCTGCGTTGCTGGCTTGCCGCCCCGCGGCCCGCGCCTTCGATCGCGCCTTGCGCGACATCGAAGGTACCCAGGCGCGCAACCTGCAGCGGATCATGGCCGGTATCGCCGGGACCGCTCAGGCGCAGCGTTTGCGGTTGCGGCCCGGCATTGGACCGGCTGACTTTCGCGCGCGGGTGCCCGAGGCCGCCTACGACGACGTGGCCGAATCGATCGACCGGCAACGCGGTGGCGCGCCCGGCGAGCTGACCGTCGAACCGTGCGCGCGCTATCAACCAACCAGCGGCTCCAGCGCGCGGGTGAAATGGATCCCGTACACGGCGGCCTTCCTGGCCGAGCTGGATGCGGCGATCTCGCCCTGGGGTTTTGATCTCTACCAAAGCACGCCGGCGGTTCGGCGCGGGCGTCACTACTGGTCGCTGTCGTGGTTGCCGACCAGCCTGCGCGCGGGCGCCCACGCCGCGCCCACGAACGTGAACGACGATCGACAGCTGTTGTCGCCGGTCAAGCGGGCGTTCACCGCGCTGACGGCGGCGGTGCCGCCCTGGGTGGCGACCACCGATTCGTCCGATGATTCGTTCTTCGCCACCACCTGCTTTCTGGCGGCGGCCGATGATCTGACCCTGCTGTCGGTGTGGAGCCCGACCTTCGCGCTCAACCTGCTCGAGCGTCTGACCGCCGACCGGGCGGCCATCGCCGACGTCCTGGAGCGCGGCGCCTGGGACGAAGCGCATGGGCATTTCACCGCGCCGGCGCCGCGCGCGTCGCGGGCGGCGGCGTTGTTGCGCGCGTGGTCCGGCGAAGAGGCGCCGGAATTTTTCCGCCAGCTCTGGCCATCACTGGCCCTGGTCAGCGCGTGGGACACGGCGGGCTCGGCGCGCTGGGCCGCCGCGCTGGCGGCGTTGCTTCCGCAGGCACGTTTTCAAGGCAAGGGTCTGTGGGCCACCGAGGGCGTCGTGACGATTCCGTACCGGGGCCGTTATCCGCTGGCCGTTCGCAGCCACTATTTTGAATTCGTCGATCTCGACAGCGGCCAGGCGTGCTTTGCCTGGGAATTGCGTCCCGGCCAGACGGTGCGGCCGCTCTTGACCACCGGCGGTGGTTTGCTGCGCTATCGACTGGAGGATCGCCTGCTGGTGCGCGATTTTCTGGGCGCCACGCCGTGCTTTGAATATCTCGGCCGACTGGCCGACGTGGATATGGTGGGCGAGAAGATGAGCCCGCAAGCGGCCCGCGCCGGCCTGGACGCGCTGGCCGGCCAGGACACCGCCTGTCGCCCGCTGAGCCTGCTGGCCGTCACGCCGCCCGGCACCGCGGAAAAGCCCCGCTATGTGGCGCTGTGCGAAGGCGAGCGTTCGGTCGGCGCCGACGACGAGCGGCGGGGCGCCCTCCTCGATCGATCGCTGCGCGCCGTGTTTCATTACAACCTGGCCCGCGACCTGGGACAGCTGGCGGCGGCGTGCGTGCTGACGCTGGCCGATGCGCGCCGCCTATATGAAGACATCGGCGCTGCCCGGGGCATGATCAGCGGCAACATGAAGATCGAACCGCTTCTGCTTTGCGACGACGCGCGTTCCGCCGCGCTGGTCAGTGAACGAATCGCCGGCGCGATCGGCCGAGGGACGTAA
- a CDS encoding alpha/beta hydrolase fold domain-containing protein, translated as MVFLRLALGVTWTVVITTARRLYRGPRLAGWPFLFELAVALIRRTIRSGVTLPPAMLRRSLPAAPVNRQSRAQILHASTTLGGRPTEISTPVGWSEGAHPTLLYFPGGGYVIGSPATHRDLIARLAIAAGARVVAVDYRKAPEHPFPAAADDADAAYRALLADGLSPGRFFLAGDSAGGALALASAVQARDAGLPLPRALLLFSPWTDLACPGESIEQNAPFDYLTAPALGQSAERYLNGADVAHARASVIHADLRGLPSLFVESGGAELLLSDNQQLAALAAAAGVRVVHHIEGNMVHVFPAFSSVLPQARAAIARAGDFVRSQQ; from the coding sequence GTGGTCTTTCTGCGTCTGGCACTCGGCGTCACCTGGACCGTCGTGATCACGACGGCGCGGCGACTGTATCGCGGCCCGCGCCTCGCCGGCTGGCCGTTTCTGTTTGAACTGGCCGTCGCGCTGATTCGCCGGACCATCCGCAGCGGCGTGACCCTGCCGCCGGCGATGCTGCGCCGATCGTTGCCCGCCGCGCCCGTCAACCGGCAAAGCCGCGCGCAGATCCTGCACGCATCGACAACCCTGGGCGGTCGGCCGACGGAAATCTCCACGCCCGTCGGATGGAGCGAAGGCGCGCATCCCACCCTGCTTTATTTTCCCGGCGGCGGATACGTCATCGGCTCGCCGGCGACCCACCGCGATCTGATCGCCCGCCTGGCCATCGCCGCCGGCGCTCGGGTGGTGGCCGTCGACTACCGAAAGGCGCCCGAGCATCCGTTCCCGGCCGCCGCCGACGACGCCGACGCCGCCTATCGCGCCTTGCTGGCCGACGGTCTTTCGCCGGGCCGCTTTTTTCTGGCGGGCGATTCGGCCGGCGGCGCGCTGGCGCTGGCGTCGGCGGTGCAGGCGCGCGACGCCGGGCTGCCGCTGCCGCGCGCGTTGTTGCTGTTTTCGCCGTGGACCGATCTCGCCTGCCCGGGCGAATCAATCGAGCAGAACGCCCCGTTCGATTATCTGACTGCGCCGGCCCTGGGACAGAGCGCCGAACGTTATTTGAACGGCGCCGACGTCGCCCACGCCCGGGCGTCCGTCATTCACGCCGACCTGCGCGGACTGCCGTCGCTGTTCGTCGAAAGTGGCGGCGCCGAGTTGTTGCTGTCCGACAACCAGCAGCTGGCGGCCCTCGCCGCCGCCGCCGGCGTGCGCGTCGTGCACCACATCGAAGGCAACATGGTCCATGTGTTTCCCGCCTTCAGCAGCGTCTTGCCCCAGGCCCGGGCCGCCATCGCGCGCGCCGGCGATTTTGTGCGGAGCCAGCAATGA